In Osmerus eperlanus chromosome 4, fOsmEpe2.1, whole genome shotgun sequence, the sequence caggtacacccttgcacttgttgaggttcatgttgtttaactgtaactttttcaactacatgctcttatggttcttccctttgggacttatttagttttcacaatgtatacaACATGTTTtgggctacccgcaatgtttggggctatctcgttgttattacatctacattacatttacatttagcagacgctcttatccagagcgacttacagtaagtacagggacattcccccgaggcaagtaaggtgaggtgccttgcccagggacacaactaAATTTTTTCACgcacaggaatcgaaccagcaaccttctgattggtagcccgattccctaaccgctcagccatctgacaccccatgatcagtgacctatgcacttttgtaaagctctcttttggaagtcgctttggataaaagcgtctgctaaatgcgtaaatgtaatgtaaatgtgtgtgctttGCAGGGTGTCTGTCACATCAAGCattaagagagaaagaaagatttgAGAAGAGAACGAGAATGTGCATGTGTAAATCAGGGAATGGCTTGTGATCGGTCGCCCTGTAGCCGTGCGATTCCAAACCGACCTTCCGGGTCGTCAATGGCCCCCGCATCCACAatgtcgtcctcctcctcctccggtgCCGGGGGCTTCtggttcctctcctcatctGCCTTCACCTCTGCCTGCCTCAGACGGGCCAGTAGCTCGCTCTTCCTGGGACGCCCGCGGCCGCGCTTCTTTGGGACGTCACCTGGGACACACAGTGGCTCATCACCACAGAGCTTACTGCCGTCTACACAGTGGTCAAATACCTCTAAGTAAGTTTGTTATAGCTTGGGTTAAATACATACATTCTGAATGAAGTAGACAGCCTTCTATCTCTAGCTACCTTTAAATACAGTCACCTCAAGTCTTTGAAGGCAGTTAAGACATAGAGGAGTGTCCATTTCATTTTGAATGTGAACTTCAGATATCCACATTGGTTTTGACTCGGGGTAGACTAAATGAATGGTACTCAAAGCATTTGACGATGTTCCCATCTAGCACTCGCCTCAGGTCTGCCGCGTAGCTGCTCTTACCTGCTGGTTTGAAGTGCCTGTCCCTCATATGGTTGATAAGCGTGTCCTTGGAGACGCTTTTGTAGGGACACATCTTGCACTTGAACTGCTGCACGATAACcacctccatcatctcctccagctcagccaGGTTGGGCGCTCGCGTCccgctcccttcctcctcctccaccgtccCCTCCCCCGCCGCCACGCccgaagcccccacccccctgtcgTCCTCGTCCCCCCCTGACCTTGGCGCGGCGCCTGGCTCCGGAAGGGAGGAGTAGGTGCCGCTACTGCTGATGTACGGCCCCGGCTGGCACTCACCGCAAGCCACAGCCTCAGACAGCTCGCAGGGGCCGGCAGTGTGGACGAGGGGTTGGTCTGAGGAGGAGCCCTCGTCGGCGTAGAGGGAGCCCTCCGGCCCCTCGCTGGTCTCCAGGTAGCAGGAGTTCTGAGGCTGTCCAGAATGCTGGGGCTGGTCTGGTTctgcctcctcatcctcctcctcctcctggggatGGTATTCAGAGTGCGAACAGCCGGGCTGCTCCGAGTCTGCATCCGCCCCGTGCTGGGCCCCATACTGGGCCCCGTACTGTCGGCTCTGAGAGTGGTCATCGCTACTGTCAATGTAGCGAGAGTTTTGCGGCCGCTCAGCCGATGGCAGGTAGCCCCTGTCGCTGCACTCCACCACGTAGCGCCGGCCGTGGTGGGAGGGGTTGGAGTCGGCGCCGCTGCACTCCACGTACCCCGGAAGGTCCTGATCCGAGTTGTCCGCCCGGCCATACACCGGAAAACACGACCGGGACCTGGTCTGATCGGGCTCCTCTCTGGATGATTCCATGTAGGAGGAGGACTCCCCGGTCTGGTCCGGCCCATCTCCACTGCACTCCACATACTGGAAGGAGTGCTGAGGCTGGTCGGGGTGGGCCGAGCTGTAGCCGGAGGGGCCTGGCTGGTCGTCGGAGTGGTCAGGCTCCACACCCCCCTGCAGGTCCCCCTGGTCatggcaggtggaggtggggccCTCTGACAGGGCCTCAATAGCGATGCGGCTAGACAAGGCCGAGGAGGACATGTGGGCCACCATAGGCGCCCCTGGAAGAGGAGCGAGCCACATTTGTGAAACACAGAAAACCCTGCAGAGGCGTTGGTTCAAGATCTGATAACTCTGTTTATGATCATTCATTATAATACAGGCTGAATGGATCAAGTCTATTGGGTTTCAGTCTCACCATCATCTGGTCCTTGTAGAATCAGGTACCGGGTTGTTTCTGCACCCCCATCCTCAGCACTGGTAACTGCAATGCAACCTAGAAGATGTTTTTATGTTATCTCACACTACATTATCATACCGAAATACTTCCAACAAATCTCTCTGGCAGGCTACAATGATGACCAACCAGCAAATGCAGTTCTCCATTCTTAAACATGAAAAGAGCTTACACGTAAATGTTGTTCATTCAGATATAAAGAATGTTAGAGACAACTCTACATCGAAAATACAGACATCCCTCTTGGACCCTCACCATTCATGATGTCAGGCCCGATGGTGGATTCAATGATTTTGTCGATGGCGGAACCCATgtctgaggaggtggaggccgtGGAGTCAGACACCATCATGCACCCGTCTGACACGGCGCTGGAGTGGACCAGCACCTGGGCTGACTCTGACACCAGGATGGACTGGGTTACTGTGGAGACACTGGACACGCTGGTGGACTGGGCCACCGAGGAGGAGTCTGGGAGGTGGACAGTGGCTCGGACGTCCGTGCTCGAGCTGGTCTCCGGGAGGAACACCTGCTAgtgggcagggaggagagacactgAACGTGTTCCGACTCAAACATATGGAAATTACTGTGAGCGTAACTgatctgggctgcgtttcccgataacgatggatcgtagcaacaatcgagcaaaaaacgaaactatcgatatttcttacgtgcgtttcccaaacatgctcataaggagtaggctaatctatgcactttcaagagttacaaattttcaagagacactttagctacgatgtctttaggaATGGCTCGTAAAACTACgattcgtcctacgatggattctacgatcaacttaggcttacgacgctttcgggaaacgcagccctggaaAAACAAATCTCCAACTACAGAAAACTGAAATATGTTTGTCTCCCATATTATAACATTAACACAGATTCTACTAAAGCTATGTAGATGTGTAATTATGTAgataatatttaatttaaatatgATTTAAATATATCTCTATTATTGTTGGGCCTGCTTGCAAGTAAACATTTTATTGTTCTTTGTGTACATTTCACATGGAATCAACTTGAACTTGATAAGCAACCTTTTAACACAACTGAACGCTCCATTAGAGTAGACGAGTAGCATAGCTTCTTACCATGAGCCCCTCTGAGCTCTGCCCCACGTGGCAGTCAGACTCGGGGGCTGGCGTGCCGTGGTGAGCCGAGGCAGCATCGCTGCTGTCTGCAGACATGGCCTCAGACGACTCCATGCCCATGCCACTCTCAGACGGCTCCTCCATTCCCGAGGGGCCCACATCGCTGCTGCTCTCCACCTCAATCTCCTCAGAGTCCATCTACAGGTTacaggtacatttacattttacatttagtcatttagcagacgctcttatccagagcgacttacagtaagtacagggacattcccccgaggcaagtagggtgaagtgccttgcccaaggacacaacgtcagttggcattaccgggaatcgaactggcaaccttcagattactatcccgattccctcaccgctcagccacctgacgtaCTCCAGGTAAACTGAAGCTACAGGCTACATGTCTAAGTACAGGAAGGCCATCATCCTGATAACCAATGTCATTGCATGTTGTGACTGGGGACCCAGTTGCTGTGTACATTGTGATGTTGCCATTAATGTGATGGGAATAACATAAAATTTTGCAAATCAGATCGGGTCCATATTGAACTGTGAATTGTGTTTCAGTATGCAAGCAAGTATTGAATGGAGTAATGAGTGTCCTTGGAACAGAAAGTCTGGGTGAGCTGTGTACCATCAAGTATCCAAACGTTGTCTTGAAAAAGTAACTAATGAAGAGTCAGCAGTTTTCTGATATAATGGCAGCTTATGTAGAATCCAGTGTGATGTCCTGCAAGACCTACTTTATATCCTCCACTTTACAAGTATGGGCAGGTCAGTGTTACTATTTACTGGATGAGCTAGACGGCTTTGTGAGGATGCTTTGGGTCAGGTCATAGGCTTAAGATGATCAGAATATGAGGTATGTTTACTTGAATTTGGCAAGGAAAATAACGTTTGAGACGGTTGTGAAACTGACAGTATCAGGATCGTGTaggaaaataaataagaatgtgTGTTGGGTCTATGCTCGTTGAAACTATTACATATGTATGGTATTATTTTGATGACTAACCAATATATTAACTGTTAATGGTTGAATAGCAGTAGGCTTTATAACGACAAAAGCTTGGTAACCAGCTAGCTCCCTGTGATGATGAGACGAGCAGTCAGACAGAATAGAGCTAGCTAGATTAAGTGTTTGGCTAAACGAGCTAGTGTCTTATCAGCTACTGTGCTACTGTAGTGCTAGCACTAATCGTGCTGGCAACAAGATTAGTCTCCAGTTAGTCTAGATAGTTACTAGTCGCTGAGCCGCACCAAGCAAAACCAGATACTAATCTAGCTAGcacaagctagcctagctaataGATGATTTGAAACCCGCACTGTCATATCGAAAGATTTCATAGGGCATTGTTGTCTTCTATCATACGGCATTTTAACCTCATGTCGAGTGGCGGAATACTAATATTCCACATAGCACTGAATGGTCATCGTTATGACGGACACAATTCATATCATAACCGATCCGATCTCTCAGAGTTACGTCTGCGTTAAGTATTTTATACGACCCCTCTGACAGTTTTGAAGGGGCCTAGGTGCCCTTCATCCTGCCTGCTGAACACCGCCATTTGCCACTAGCACTCTTTTCCACTCAGGCAATCTGGAAGCTCTACTGAGGCAGAGGGACCTCGAGGGCCTCAGCCACAACAGATCGCCTGACTTCTCTCCCTGAAGAAAATGAAAGTAATTTTGATGTTAAACACGAGATTCCTTTGAATTCATTCTTACCGTGAATTCCGAGTTGAAAACTGTAGATCCTTGTAGAAATACCGAAAAGAATAAGGATATGTAAGCAATTGTAGTTGCTCTTCTATTCGGGCGCCATCGGCATCTCCTTGCTTCCTGTTCGACCGACCGGATCTTGTTTAGCTACctatataaatatttatatgtaACATGTATTTGTATCAAGGTCCTAAAATTCTGTTTGCACATATTCAGAAAAAGTTTGTTTGAATAACGTTTTTTCGAGTTAATTTCGTTCACGTTTTCGGTAACATATAGAACTATTGTTTTTAGAGGCAGATGCATTACAGAATGTATTGCGCAGTAATATCCACTGGAAGGACTTGGGTGTTTTGGATCACCGCACAGTTCCGTAATATGAAAACATCGTTAATATGCATTATACAACATGGAAGGATTTTAAGCCACGACACTATTAAAACACGTCACGTTGTCACATTGCGTAGGTGACATTGAGAGGTTAAATGGGCAAAATGGGTGCCTTTGAAAGGGATATCCAAGTATCTCGCGTTACGTAGAACCAGGCGAGCCACTTCTTCAGTCAGATCCATAAGGCTATACAGCACAACTCCTAAATGTATACATTGAGACGAATAGGGAATCGCAGCCGACTCGGTCATCGAACTGAGTATTGTATCTGCTGTATACAGTGGGTAATACAAAATTAGGCTGAGAATTGCAAGTGTACTTGTATGTTCAGCTAAAGATGGTTATTTCATAACTTAGACATGTAAATAAAGCGCACAAAGTCAAAATGATGAGTATTATTTGTTTATTAAAGTCTATTTTAATAGAAAAATCCTATTGATTTTCATAAATTATTTCAGTTAAGGAGACATGCCACCAATGTCATCCAGTGCAAGTAATTGGCATCAAGCCCTttgcaataaaataaaaacaattacaCAAAACATAACAGtcaaacacaaaaataaaatgtatattaaATCAATGTACACATTAAGTTAACACTGATACTCCTGCACCGGGCAGACAAATAAATCATACCAGCAGAGCCCTGGATTCTAATCTGCTGGTGAATGTAACCAATCAATTGGTCAAAGTTTCGCTAAACTAGACTGTAGAGCCCACTTATGAGCCTTTTCACAGATTATCATTGAGAGGGGAAAATGTATGACAGTGTTGGGAACCTGGCTATTCTAACCATTGTTGAATCAGTTTGGATGATGGTGCGATCACTTATCACACAATCTAAATTGTACCATAAATACTCAGAAATATCATCTTTTGCCCCTTGTGATATTGGCAAATTTGAATTCTACTGATAGGGTCTTCAGACCTTGACCATGTTTCAGTATCTAGAGCCGGAGGGGTCAAAACACTGCAGTAGGTCGTACTTCACATAACCCACACGGTCTACTTGTTTGTTAACATTCATCCGCCAGTAGAACCGTTCCCGGACGAAGTACATGTTTccttgaaagagaaaaaaagaatgacCGCATGAGCAGAATGGACTTCAAATGTCAGGTGGCATAATGCTAATATTGATATATTTCTGTATAATTAAGATCAAGAAATTACTACTTACTCTTGTACAGGAAAACATCAGTGACATCACTGGGAACACCCCCAAAGACCACGTTTGTGACAGCCATTTTGTCAACCATCTGGTCCTTCACAACAAGTCTGTCAGCATAAGAAACATGGTTTATTAACCTCCATCTTTTGCACAACATCAGcagattttgttttgttttgaatgTCTTTCCTCAGAGAGATGGACTGACCTCCAGTAGTTCTCCCCACTGAAGAGTAGGACCTTGTCCTTTCCTTTATGCAGCGCTCCCTCCACTCTGCTAACACTCTTGGGCAGTCCCATCTTATCAATGCCACGGGGACCCAACAAACTCTGACCAGTATACACCCAGAAACGGGTCCCTGTGGGTCAGCAAAAACTAGTTGAACATGTAGGCTGATGATCTTTTCCCCTCCGGCTAAAAGCCATGTCTGATTGCATACAACGCATCTGAGACATGTTACCTGAGAAGAAGTACATTTTCTTGTTAAGCTGGTCTTGGAAGGCAGCATCGACAACGCCAGGAAGTGCTGGCCACCTCTCGGAAATTAAGAATGGTCCCTGGAGACCCTTATTCGACATTCTCCAGTACTGTCTGTTGGGCCAGCGGATAAATTGATTTTAAACCATACTGTTCTTCCTCTTTAAATTCAGGATAGATGTCTTCACTTTGCTATTGTGGCTTACCCATCCTTGAAGAAATGCAGGTCTCCATCTATTTCTGTGATGGTGTCGAACTTGTCCACCTTGCAGGCATCTTTGGAAGGGTCGATAGGGGCTGGGGTAGTGGTGGTTGGTGCTGTGGTAGCGGGGCGATCGGGCTGCTTACTGGGGTCAGGGGTGGGCTGAGGGGGTGTGGGATTAGGACCAGGTTTGGGCCCTATGGACAGATAAAAGGAATACAATCTGGTTTGTCATAACTAGGTGTTTGTACACAGATACACTACAAAGATGAGTACCATGCATGCTGTGTGATCAGGTCATGTTACAGCTGATGACATACCATAGAGATACTGAATGCCCTCAATGTCATCCTTGTGCAGAGCGAACTTCTCCACGTAGCTATACATGGGAAACATGAGGGCGTCTTGGATGTTGGAGTGGTCAAGGCCCAGGGCATGTCCAAACTCGTGGGCCGCCACCAGAAAAAGACTGTACCCTGTGAAAAAACGGAATGAGCTCTGATGAGAGAGGTCTATGACTGTTTGAGATGTCAAGAGGAGCTGTGATGAATTGCGTGTGTGGAACTTTTCTAGCTCTGATGGAGATGAGGGAAATTCTTGAGACCTGGCATGCAAGATCTACGCAGTAGCATaaaatatgtatgtatatatttaaaggggtgattgattgcaaaaccgattttaccttgtcatagttgaataacgacagtttggtgggtaaaatgaacataccgtgaacctcaaagtccattgacaactctttcctatgcaaatctcaaaatgaaaaaatttggctgtaaaacgctagcttttcaacaaagccaccggactgacgtcagtccggggaccgccttttttggctctggtctgtatctttgtcacgccccaaaatgtacatccagaccagcccactcactggtgttcttgcccagtccgaggtagcgtagatctccgatgctagtgtagctgcgcgctgctcgtaggctacttctaagcaattacaaagaataacgttttgaagtataacaaggatattgaaaatggacaacggtcgtaaatgctgtgttccagtcttcccaaggagccaaacattcaacaggcatggctgctgtttgtctatgagaagatcccggcgaagttcgacactcaattattcatttgctctgaacatttcacccaagacagttttgacaaccttggacaatttcaagcaggatttgctaagaagctgaacctgaaaagatatgctgttccgaccgtacgctcatcgcaaccgcaagctgtaggctacagtatgattttgtcggtaacagttattagcaatgctaacgtcccctgtatctagcataggtagaatgctaaatacgtttctaaacacatcaacatactttacttagaaaatgactctagctagactagctgtagtcggcattagaagggaagcttccgaaaaatagccagaaaacaaatagcagtctggcctattgctaacgcctgtctagtagattatctatttgaaagaactggagaaaggcaggtgctagatacaggatacgttagcattgctaataactgttaccgacaaaatcatactacaacttgcggttgtgatgaacgtaaggtcggaacgcacctctttttagcaacagcttcatagcaaatcctgctttagctacattgtcgcaggttttcaaaaccgtccttggttaaatggttcgcgcaaatgtgtcgagggtcgaactgcacagggatcttctacgctacggtatagacaaacatcagccatgcccgtctagtcaatgtttctagctagactagctcatctgcttttaattaacgctgatttgcaaggaatgcaagaacagctggaTAGCGAAAACACCCAGACTGCAGGCATTTAAACtagttagcttgctaacgcaagagcatgtgtgatgatttagcctagtttattggcaatggggctaacttgtttcatgttcctgactgtttcattcaaataaataacccgtgttgttatgtaaatctacaattcacgatgcatgtttgtccagatctttgtcaggttatttttcagcaagatgtctagagctaactaactgaagctgagttgaatcacgatatagtttggttgctataagctgtaacgttctacccacctaagtcaatccagtttgcttcgacaacagaagtggaaacaactaacgttaaaatttcaaattatatctagtcaatctgttgaaaacagtgttgtgtagacacaatagatttatttgcgcgtTTTTATTTCACGTCTCCAActtcggtgtttcagtgagtgctgttggccctgttgcgtttttgctccccagcttcactcgttgaaaaccaagcaatcagcgcgcagctcatctaaatattaatgagcataccataaaaggagaaaagctagtgttttttcccgggcaaatttcagaggatctatcagggggcatagaacagcacccgggccattttcaacccaaccaatgttacataccctattcggagaccttaaggaacagtgtgaaatacccaaaaaacccagtcaatcacccctttaaagatataaaaataataaaatctacattttaataaataaaaaaacctaGCAGAGTGTTGAAATGGGGAATATTAGCAatttgaacaaaaaaaaaaagtattttagtACTGCCTAAGAATGGGTGCAATTGTCTTATAGTTTGACATTGTGTGTCAGCTGTCACTCACCCCTGTCTGGGCAGAAGCCCCATTTCTTATCCTGGTCATAGTCATTAGTGGTGGCGCACCACAATTTTCCATCTCCACGTCCCTCACTGGTACACGAGTCATACTTTTTTCCCAGGAACACGAAAGGGAAGCTGCAAGGCTCTCCCTCAGAGTTTCCACCAATCACTGCCGTGTCTGTCACAAACCACAGGCACAACAACAATAAGGAAATAAGTCCCTGTGACAGCAGAGCACTGATTCAGGTTTTCTCTGAACTTGACAGGCCACTCACCTCGGCTTGGACAGAAGCCATATTTCTTGTCCTTGTCAAAGTCGTTAGTGGTGGCACACCAGCGATAGCCGTCGTTGCGTCCTTCCGTAGTGCAGCCGTTGTAGGTCTCCCCCAGGAAGATGAAGGGGAACACGCACTCTGCTCCGTTGGCATTCCCTCCAAACGTGTAAAGAACTGTGAGTGGGAAGAAAAGGGGTTAAGAATGGCTAAACAATGGGGTTGTGAGCACTGAAAGATCTAATGGCATTTGTTTAtcccttttccttttctttaaCCAACATTTTGCTTCAATCCTTTGTCATTGTAGTTTGGCAATTTAAAGGATTTTTAGGGAACATCCTTCCCAAAGCAAACACTCCCTACAAACATCCCCAGAACTTGAATGGTTTATATTTCTGTCTTACGTTCACTGGGGCAGAAGCCATATTTTTTGTCGTTGTCATAGTCAGCGGTAGTGGCACACCAAGGCAGGTTGTCGGTGCGTCCCTCAGAGGTACAGCTGGAGTGAGACTTGCCCTCAAACACAAAAGGGAAGTGGCACAGAGCGCCCTCTGCATTGCCATAGCGAGTCTTCACCACTGGAAATTGAACATCGATGAACATTGAACATTCTCAGTCAGCATAATGGCCACTAGAGGGAGACAAAGCTCCATATATTACTAATAACAGGTATCCATGGCAATTTGTAACTTTAATCCTCTTGTTGTCTAATCCCCTTCAGATTTCAAAGCATAGCATGGGTGCAAGACCCATTATTTTCTTACACTCCTATACATGTAGAACTAGGCAAAAAGTGATACTTTAGATAGTGGGACTAGGCCAATGGATGGGACTGCAACACTTCCTCTTCTTACCTGTTCCTGTGCCCAAGGTCCAGTACTCGTCATCGTCAAAGTGGGCATCTCCCTGTACGCCCTCGCCAGGTGGGTAGGCGTGCGCCAACAGACCGTCTTTTCCATCAAATGGGTAAGGGTCTCCGTGGTCTGGAAACACAACGGTAACAATGCCATTCACAAGATATCCAAAGTACAGACAGATTCCTATGAATGTTCTTTCATTTTAAAGGCTTACAATCACTGTATTGTAAGGATCAGTAATGTGAATGATTTCTTGtcattttgtgttgttttcagCATACAACATTTCAaaaatgttgttttatttttacatgGTGACTGCCACAAAAAGACTATAGTTGGGATTCAATCCTGTCATATTCTATCTCCCAAAATTTGCAGAACCACTCACCTGCTCTTCCAAATGAGATCATGATGTCAGCGGTTCCATCATATAGGCGCGTGAATGTCAGAGGGGTGACATCACTCCACACCTTGAAGGCCCTAGCGAAGGCGTCGTCAATCAGAGACTCCTCCATGTCCGGGGAGTAGTTTAGGATTCTAAACAACAGGATGTGGTCAAACTCCAACTTCTACAAATATGCAGATTCACAAAGTCATAGCAGTCACACACTTTGTTACTGTTTATCTCTGTCTCACAtcttcactccctcccctctgcagcTCTCATTATTAAATTTTTTCTTAAGTTTTTAAAGGCCAAAGTTATCTACACAACAGTCATACAAATACAACAATGAAACAAAAATGCTGTGCCTCTTCTTAAGCTACTAGCATTCAGTTTTTTCCCCAtctacacaatctctctctttctctctctgtacctgtaTGTGACGTCATGATGGTCCCATTTGAGGTCGCCGGCGAACGTCTGGTAGCTGCGCACATCAGGGACCCCACAGCGAGGATGCTTCATGGCAGCCATGGTGGGCTCGTCCAGCAGGcctgtctcctccagacccatctgcctctgcatcttcatcaggGCCTTTGAGGAGGACCCTTGGAACTGGATTCCGCTACGCTGGAGTTCCTCCATGTAACCAAAACGCTTCAGGTAGCGCTGGAAGGTGGGAAGCGGTCAAAGACAAAGAACATGAGTGGAACATGTCTAACATTACTCATTCACACCTCATGCATAAGGATGTATTTATGTAATGAACAATTACTGCAATATCAAAACAGTTCCCTATTGTTAATCCAAGGAGTAGCCAGAGATGGACACTTTTTCTCATCTCTGGAACATATCACTACAAATCACAAAATGTACTCACATCTGCTAGTTCCTCATCAGTCACGTTCTTGAGTATGTCTCCAGGGAAggtgacaaacacagaattgagTGGAAGGCACCATCCTCCCAAAGCATACGTCCCCAAAAGAAGGAGAGCTAACACTCTGGATCTCATGTTAAGACCAAGATCAGATTTACCAAGCACAAAAGAAGTTAGTGCTCAGAAGCTGGATGCTCAGtgaaacagaaaaaagaaacAATTCACTGGGGGGATTCTCCTTGAAGGTCTGTTGAAATGAAGTCTGGAGTTTCTTGTTCAATTCTGCCTTGTTGCTGCTGTGGACTGTATTTATGCTATTCATGAAACCTTAGTCACTTCACCTCGCCCCTTTCTGTCACT encodes:
- the mmp9 gene encoding matrix metalloproteinase-9 — translated: MRSRVLALLLLGTYALGGWCLPLNSVFVTFPGDILKNVTDEELADRYLKRFGYMEELQRSGIQFQGSSSKALMKMQRQMGLEETGLLDEPTMAAMKHPRCGVPDVRSYQTFAGDLKWDHHDVTYRILNYSPDMEESLIDDAFARAFKVWSDVTPLTFTRLYDGTADIMISFGRADHGDPYPFDGKDGLLAHAYPPGEGVQGDAHFDDDEYWTLGTGTVVKTRYGNAEGALCHFPFVFEGKSHSSCTSEGRTDNLPWCATTADYDNDKKYGFCPSELLYTFGGNANGAECVFPFIFLGETYNGCTTEGRNDGYRWCATTNDFDKDKKYGFCPSRDTAVIGGNSEGEPCSFPFVFLGKKYDSCTSEGRGDGKLWCATTNDYDQDKKWGFCPDRGYSLFLVAAHEFGHALGLDHSNIQDALMFPMYSYVEKFALHKDDIEGIQYLYGPKPGPNPTPPQPTPDPSKQPDRPATTAPTTTTPAPIDPSKDACKVDKFDTITEIDGDLHFFKDGQYWRMSNKGLQGPFLISERWPALPGVVDAAFQDQLNKKMYFFSGTRFWVYTGQSLLGPRGIDKMGLPKSVSRVEGALHKGKDKVLLFSGENYWRLVVKDQMVDKMAVTNVVFGGVPSDVTDVFLYKRNMYFVRERFYWRMNVNKQVDRVGYVKYDLLQCFDPSGSRY